From the genome of Treponema denticola:
TTTGTTTAAAAGACTAAGAATTCCTCAGGTTGTAGGTTATATTGTTATCGGTATTATAATAGGGCAGTCCGGTTTCCAGGTTTTATCGGCTCAAATAATTACTGCTTTAGATCCTTTGTCCAGTATAGCTCTTTCTCTTATAGGTTTTTTGATTGGAGGAGAGTTGAAGACTAAGGTAATAAAAAAATACGGAACCCAGTTTGTAGGCATATTGATTTTTGAGTCAATAGTTCCCTTTATCACGGTATCTATTTTTGTTTCTCTTGTTTCATATTTTGTTACAAAAGATTTTGCAGCTTCTATTTCTTTAGGTTTAATTTTAGGTTCAATATCCTCTGCAACGGCTCCTGCCGCAACTACCGATGTATTGCGCGAAAATAGAACCCGAGGCCCCTTAACGACTACGGTTTTAGGTATTGTTGCTATGGATGATGCTGTAGCCCTTGTGTTATATGCTCTTGCTTCTTCGATTGCAGCGTCTCTTTTGGGAGCTCAGACGGCAAGTTTTGGAAAACAGATTCTTTTGCTTATTTATAATATTTTCGGCTCTATCTGTTTAGGAAGTATAATAGGATTTTTTTTAAGTCTGATTATCAGAAATATGATGACGGATTCAGGCCGTATTTTAGGTTTTTCTTTAGGAAGTCTTCTCCTTTCTACAGGTATTGCTTATCTTCTTGATCTTGATACTATCTTAGCCGCAATGGCTTTAGGCTTTTTTATGGTAAATTTTGCTCCTGCAAAAACCCGCTCCACATTTACCTTAGTTGAAAATTTTACGCCTCCTATCTATGTGCTTTTTTTCGTTTTGGTCGGTGCTAAGTTAAATATTTGGAATGTTACTCCCTTTGTTGCTATTTTAGCTCTTTTATATGTTTTTTTACGTACATTAGGAAAAACCATAGGTTCTATTTTCGGTTCATGGCTTACAAAGGCTCCTGAAACCGTAAAGAAATACTTACCGTTTTGTCTTTTAAGTCAGGCAGGGGTTGCTATAGGTCTTTCTATTTCGGCAGGTCATGATTTTTCGGATACCATAGGCCCGACTATCCTTCTTATAGTTACAGCCACAACTTTTATAGTACAGCTGCTCGGCCCTATTTGTGTAAAATACGGAGTGAAAAAATCGGGAGAATGCGGGCTCGATGTTACCGAAGAAGATTTGATGGGAACATTATCGGTAGAAGATGTTGTCTTAAATGGGAAACCTATTTGCTCTCCAAATTCACCTGCAATTATTCCCGAAAATTTTCCATTGAGTGCTATCATAGATTCATTTAGCCGTAGTCCCAATTTAAATTATGCCGTTAAAGATAGTGATGGAAATATTTCAGGCATCATAAGTCTTGATCATTTAAAAGAAACATTAACGATGACAGCTATTTATGATTGTGTATTTGCTATGGATATTATGCAGCCTGCCGCTATTGTTTGTTCGGATAAAACCGGCCTTAAAGATTTATATGAATTGTACATCGAAAAAGACTTATATGCACTTCCTATAATTGGAGAAAATGGAAAACTTCTTGGAATGGTTGAAAAAGATACTGTAGATCATTTTTTACATCGAAAAATAATAGAATTGCATACGACTGCTTATGATGCAGAATAAGGCTTCATATTTTTTTGTGTAACCTATTGAAAGTCTTTGTTTTTTGTTGTATTATCACGATGTATTGAAGTTTTCCGGCATTGGAATCTGTTTCGGCGATCTTTTGCAGGCAGCTGGTCATTTGTTTTAAGATGAGCTTTTTTATAAAAAATATAAAAAAGCAAAGGTTTTTTATGCTCTTTTAAAAAAAAGAGCTTTTTTTATGTACAAAACCTTTTCAAGCTGACTGTGAAAGTAAAATACTTTTTATAAGGTCTAATAATTATGGAAAAAAATTACTTTGTGCATGAGTCAAGTTATGTAGATGAAGGTGCAGAAATAGGTGAGGGAACTAAGGTTTGGCATTTTTCACACATAATGAGCGGCGC
Proteins encoded in this window:
- a CDS encoding cation:proton antiporter domain-containing protein; translated protein: MNKLAEFLPAFMHFSRIENTNLILLLGIILLLGALGGTLFKRLRIPQVVGYIVIGIIIGQSGFQVLSAQIITALDPLSSIALSLIGFLIGGELKTKVIKKYGTQFVGILIFESIVPFITVSIFVSLVSYFVTKDFAASISLGLILGSISSATAPAATTDVLRENRTRGPLTTTVLGIVAMDDAVALVLYALASSIAASLLGAQTASFGKQILLLIYNIFGSICLGSIIGFFLSLIIRNMMTDSGRILGFSLGSLLLSTGIAYLLDLDTILAAMALGFFMVNFAPAKTRSTFTLVENFTPPIYVLFFVLVGAKLNIWNVTPFVAILALLYVFLRTLGKTIGSIFGSWLTKAPETVKKYLPFCLLSQAGVAIGLSISAGHDFSDTIGPTILLIVTATTFIVQLLGPICVKYGVKKSGECGLDVTEEDLMGTLSVEDVVLNGKPICSPNSPAIIPENFPLSAIIDSFSRSPNLNYAVKDSDGNISGIISLDHLKETLTMTAIYDCVFAMDIMQPAAIVCSDKTGLKDLYELYIEKDLYALPIIGENGKLLGMVEKDTVDHFLHRKIIELHTTAYDAE